The Fulvia fulva chromosome 13, complete sequence genome window below encodes:
- a CDS encoding Anaphase-promoting complex subunit 5 produces MPRCLTPARVSLLLLVRIYQLGHTSSKSSLNILDFIARHVTLAPDHDLDTINERNALSSPDIGFLAERLSKWTSKYPGRHMYDVFLHTIWELTGLDSLTSLVGSIHIAGTYLEDEGDGVPTTKIITPASPLGQFVRRCQLEFTRLQFADSQALWDAIDAFRAPTYADWAIKNPDTAAERQEMQSHNSVPVAVDRSAKMSDALTSFSAGAVDVDTLLNFSVHQLQKMGTRVPPEVKSKLETWIGDQVESGTKSLHHFMNFFEHWRSGQYTMALESLHRYFDYSLTAKNPGDNLRVYYQYALLHLSVLHADFECWEESVDAMNESIATARENQDTSCLNYALSWLMYLRHAHPNKSSSSFNNISGIVGSGSGEHDEVAFLKQKARDGKHWMLLSSTLLEEAKLEMCTAGSTYRSQEHILQAQHLNNQHDLRTLSPAATMFHGASLDRLGQAHLARYNYELTQTIHLAYCPLNDRVRAVCRLALTQAQSGAYIKASDMLNGLAPSLRGVLKLDQRLKVFTMILQLKRQLHRDNIKAATYYMDQLRPARSSADPEFAFELDQLEIQLLIQQGLFEKALSKVSTHINTLKSRGTDIAQRLHFLLLKAKIFAAGGQAPKGFSIALRATSTAERLLLVPVLLEGLTILSRILIDLSEFEMAQNIIEAALPHALESNDNTLNAKMFVAIGEACVGYAGHHCEAGSVEQTRYMRRAQDLIERGRVAYQKVEDLNGMLDCLLMKEKIAIWDGDETTAGNAEEMYLQLLADKGKEDV; encoded by the exons ATGCCTCGCTGCCTCACGCCAGCGCGCGTATCGCTGCTGTTGCTCGTGAGAATCTACCAGCTCGGCCACACGTCCTCCAAATCCTCCCTCAACATCCTGGACTTCATCGCCCGCCATGTCACGCTCGCGCCGGACCATGACCTGGACACCATAAACGAGAGAAACGCGCTGTCTTCACCAGACATTGGCTTCCTTGCGGAGAGACTGTCGAAATGGACGTCGAAGTATCCTGGACGGCATATGTATGATGTGTTTCTTCACACCATCTGGGAGCTTACCGGGCTGGACTCTCTGACATCGCTGGTCGGCTCAATTCACATTGCGGGCACATACTTGGAGGATGAAGGTGATGGAGTTCCTACGACGAAGATCATTACACCGGCCTCACCGCTTGGTCAATTCGTGCGACGATGTCAGCTGGAATTCACCAGGCTTCAGTTCGCCGACTCACAAGCACTGTGGGATGCGATCGACGCCTTCCGTGCACCAACTTACGCAGACTGGGCTATCAAGAACCCAGACACCGCTGCGGAGCGGCAGGAGATGCAGAGTCACAACAGCGTTCCCGTCGCGGTCGATCGGTCGGCGAAAATGTCCGATGCTTTGACGAGCTTCAGCGCAGGCGCCGTGGACGTCGATACCTTACTCAACTTCTCAGTCCACCAGCTACAGAAGATGGGCACTCGTGTGCCGCCTGAGGTGAAGTCGAAGCTGGAGACGTGGATCGGTGACCAGGTGGAGTCTGGGACCAAATCGCTGCACCATTTCATGAACTTCTTCGAGCACTGGCGGTCTGGACAGTACACGATGGCGCTGGAGAGCTTGCATCGATACTTTGATTACTCGCTTACGGCGAAGAACCCAGGTGACAACTTGCGTGTGTACTATCAATATGCTTTGCTGCATTTGAGCGTGCTCCACGCGGACTTTGAGTGCTGGGAGGAGAGTGTGGATGCTATGAACGAAAGCATAGCTACCG CTCGCGAGAACCAAGACACATCATGTCTGAACTATGCGCTTTCGTGGCTGATGTATCTCCGCCACGCGCACCCCAACAAGAGCAGCTCCAGTTTCAATAACATCTCTGGAATTGTTGGCAGTGGGAGTGGCGAGCACGATGAGGTGGCATTTCTCAAACAGAAAGCACGAGACGGTAAGCACTGGATGTTGCTGAGCAGCACCCTGCTGGAAGAGGCGAAGCTGGAAATGTGTACTGCTGGCAGCACATACCGGTCGCAAGAGCACATCCTTCAAGCACAGCACCTCAACAATCAGCATGATCTTCGAACGCTATCACCCGCAGCGACGATGTTTCATGGAGCAAGTCTGGACCGGCTTGGTCAAGCCCACCTTGCACGATACAATTACGAGCTCACGCAGACTATTCATCTCGCCTATTGCCCACTCAACGACAGAGTGCGTGCAGTCTGCCGGCTTGCTCTAACGCAAGCGCAGTCAGGTGCATATATCAAAGCTTCGGACATGCTCAACGGACTTGCACCATCACTCCGAGGCGTTCTGAAATTGGACCAACGTCTGAAGGTATTCACCATGATCTTGCAGCTGAAGCGGCAGCTCCATCGCGATAACATCAAGGCTGCAACATACTATATGGACCAGTTGCGCCCAGCACGAAGCAGTGCTGACCCCGAGTTCGCCTTCGAGCTCGATCAGCTGGAGATTCAATTGCTGATACAGCAAGGTCTGTTCGAGAAGGCGTTGAGCAAAGTCTCTACACACATCAACACGCTCAAGTCACGCGGCACGGACATTGCACAGCGACTCCACTTTCTCCTTCTGAAGGCCAAGATCTTCGCAGCTGGAGGTCAAGCACCAAAGGGTTTCTCCATCGCCCTTCGCGCTACATCAACAGCAGAACGACTTCTCCTCGTACCAGTCCTGCTCGAGGGTCTCACAATACTCAGCCGTATCCTCATCGATCTGTCCGAGTTCGAAATGGCACAGAACATCATCGAAGCAGCACTTCCGCACGCCTTGGAGTCGAACGATAACACTCTGAACGCCAAGATGTTCGTCGCTATCGGCGAGGCTTGCGTCGGCTATGCTGGCCATCACTGTGAAGCAGGTTCGGTAGAGCAGACGAGATACATGCGACGGGCGCAAGACCTCATCGAGCGAGGCAGAGTTGCGTACCAGAAAGTTGAGGATCTGAACGGGATGCTGGACTGCCTCCTGATGAAGGAGAAGATTGCCATTTGGGATGGAGATGAGACCACAGCGGGCAATGCTGAGGAAATGTATTTGCAGTTGCTGGCGGACAAGGGTAAGGAGGACGTATGA